In a single window of the Canis lupus dingo isolate Sandy chromosome 18, ASM325472v2, whole genome shotgun sequence genome:
- the LOC112663141 gene encoding olfactory receptor 1044-like encodes MAQINCTHVQEFILMGLTDRKELKMPFFVVFLSIYFLTVVGNLGLILVIRTDSRLTNTPMYFFLSNLAFVDFCYASVITPKMLGNFLYKQNVISFNACAAQLGCFLTFMVSECLLLASMAYDRYVAICNPLLYMVVMSPGIRIQLVAVPYSYSFLMALFHTILTFRLSYCHSNIINHFYCDDMPLLRLTCSDTHSKQLWILACAGITFISSVLIVFVSYMYIISAILRMRSAEGRRKAFSTCGSHMLAVTIFYGTLIFMYLQPSSNHSLDTDKMASVFYTVIIPMLNPLIYSLRNKDVKDALKKAILNRNQALCL; translated from the coding sequence ATGGCTCAGATAAATTGTACCCACGTACAGGAGTTTATTCTCATGGGCCTCACAGATCGAAAGGAGTTGAAGATGCCCTTCTTTGTGGTTTTCTTGTCTATCTACTTCTTGACAGTAGTAGGCAATCTAGGTTTGATCCTAGTCATTAGAACAGATTCAAGACTTACTAACACACCGATGTACTTCTTTCTTAGCAACCTAGCTTTTGTTGATTTCTGTTATGCTTCTGTCATTACACCCAAAATGCTTGGCAATTTCTTGTACAAACAAAATGTTATCTCCTTCAATGCATGTGCTGCTCAGTTAGGCTGTTTCCTCACTTTCATGGTATCTGAGTGCTTGCTACTGGCATCCATGGCCTATGACCGATACGTGGCCATTTGTAACCCTCTCCTCTACATGGTTGTAATGTCCCCAGGAATCCGCATTCAGCTTGTAGCTGTTCCCTACAGCTATAGCTTTCTTATGGCACTATTTCATACCATCCTCACTTTTCGCCTCTCCTATTGTCATTCCAATATCATCAATCATTTCTATTGTGATGACATGCCTCTCCTTAGGCTAACCTGTTCAGACACTCACTCCAAACAGCTGTGGATCTTGGCCTGTGCTGGGATCACATTCATTTCCTCTGTTCTGATTGTCTTCGTCTCCTATATGTACATTATTTCTGCCATCCTGAGGATGCGCTCAGCTGAGGGCAGGCGCAAGGCTTTCTCCACATGTGGCTCTCACATGCTGGCAGTCACCATCTTCTATGGGACCCTCATCTTTATGTACTTACAGCCGAGCTCAAACCATTCCCTAGACACAGACAAAATGGCCTCAGTCTTCTACACAGTGATCATTCCCATGTTGAACCCCTTGATCTACAGCCTCAGgaataaagatgtaaaagatgCCCTGAAAAAAGCCATCCTTAATAGAAACCAAGCTTTGTGTTTATGA